The following coding sequences are from one Leishmania major strain Friedlin complete genome, chromosome 36 window:
- a CDS encoding putative ATPase: MLRRCGCRRNVWSSHISTKRTVVEAYEQLARKGVITADARQRYMSEACTPLLQYIHQCYADEVAGKVSPYTRPCMSASGERGHWAQAWRSLRRSIWAVLAKKARWALSDSATRTLGPLEAENIGAVEKRGLYLWGDVGIGKTMILDLFDLCATPYAKRRSHLHSFMSELEDRLFRAEMALTQRRRSAVSPKEKRALGAVRPINVVVQEVLRETPILCFDEFQTFDVAHAALLAAFFSEAFREGLFFITTSNRPPEDLCRVSASFNAFLPVLRQHCHVVHCADIRDYRVKEAVERHHQLIFLHPNTKTNVERLLRRVEHAFGAGGGELAWIKEDTLWHHGRSVVIPLRCAGCAMFDFTDICGAREGLSSADIQLIALQFHTVIVTNVPQMGNVSSNAAHQFVVLVDEMYQNNVKLLFTSSVPWTHLMDPTYPTIDVRTLADGVSGRSGGATCSAGGSLGTEVYSEGEDERSGYAASYDFRNEEELMSFARIRSRLNEMGSASYLLRDHRHFVVTDFDFSALLSPDIRRTAYE, encoded by the coding sequence AtgttgcgccgctgcgggtgcCGAAGGAACGTGTGGTCGAGCCACATATCCACGAAGCGCACCGTGGTTGAGGCGTACGAACAGCTTGCGCGTAAAGGTGTCATAACGGCCGACGCTCGCCAGCGGTATATGTCAGAAGCATGCACACCCCTTCTCCAGTACATTCACCAGTGCTACGCAGACGAGGTTGCCGGCAAGGTGTCACCGTACACCCGGCCTTGCATGTCAGCGAGCGGTGAAAGGGGCCACTGGGCGCAAGCGTGGCGCTCACTGCGGAGGTCTATCTGGGCAGTCCtcgcgaagaaggcgagaTGGGCACTCTCCGACTCTGCCACTCGCACACTGGGCCCCTTGGAGGCGGAGAATATTGGCGCGGTGGAGAAACGTGGGCTGTACCTGTGGGGTGATGTGGGAATCGGGAAGACGATGATACTGGATCTCTTTGACCTCTGCGCTACCCCGTATGCGAAGCGCCGTTCCCACCTGCATTCTTTTATGAGTGAACTGGAGGACCGCCTCTTTCGCGCGGAGATGGCGctgacgcagcggcgccggtcAGCAGTGTCGccgaaagagaaaagggcaCTGGGTGCCGTCCGTCCCATCAACGTGGTTgtgcaggaggtgctgcgcgagacgCCTATCCTGTGCTTCGACGAATTTCAGACCTTTGATGTGGCTCACGCCGCGTTGCTcgccgccttcttcagcgAGGCGTTCCGTGAAGGACTCTTCTTCATCACGACGAGCAACCGCCCCCCGGAGGATCTGTGTCGTGTTTCCGCTTCCTTTAACGCGTTCCTTCctgtgctgcggcagcactgccATGTTGTGCACTGCGCCGACATTCGTGACTACCGCGTGAAGGAGGCTGTGGAGCGGCACCACCAGCTTATCTTTTTGCACCCAAACACCAAGACGAAcgtggagcggctgctgcggcgtgtcGAGCATGCTTTCGGGGCTGGTGGCGGAGAGCTTGCATGGATCAAGGAGGACACACTGTGGCACCACGGCCGCAGCGTCGTGATTCCGCTGCGATGCGCTGGGTGTGCCATGTTCGACTTTACCGACATCTGCGGCGCGCGAGAAGGGCTATCCTCCGCTGACATCCAACTCATCGCCCTGCAGTTCCACACTGTCATTGTCACAAACGTGCCGCAGATGGGCAACGTGAGCTCTAACGCGGCGCACCAGTTCGTTGTGCTGGTGGATGAGATGTACCAGAACAACGTGAAGCTGCTCTTCACTTCCTCTGTACCGTGGACGCATCTCATGGACCCCACCTACCCCACGATCGACGTGCGGACCCTGGCGGACGGCGTCTCCgggcgcagcggtggcgccacCTGTTCCGCAGGCGGTAGCCTTGGCACCGAGGTTTacagcgagggcgaggaTGAGAGGAGCGGGTACGCAGCTTCCTACGACTTTAggaacgaggaggagctcatGAGCTTTGCGCGCATCCGCAGCCGCCTAAACGAAATGGGCTCCGCCTCGTACCTGCTGCGCGATCACCGTCACTTCGTCGTCACCGACTTCGATTTTTCTGCTTTGCTCAGTCCAGACATACGACGAACGGCGTACGAATGA